A region of the Fodinicurvata sediminis DSM 21159 genome:
GTTTTTCTGTTTCTGACCTCTTTGACTGCAAGCGCAGAAAGCCTCACTGCAAGTGATCTGGAAGTGCTTAATCCTTGGGCCAGAGCCTCAGCCGGAAGAACGGAAACGGCAGCTGCCTTCCTGACAATCCGCAACAGCTCCGATCAAGCTGATCGTCTGGTCGCGGCACAAACGGATATTGCGCAAACCTCTGAACTTCACACGCATCTTCATGAAGAAGGTGTCATGCGTATGCGACAGGTCGACTCCATCGACCTGCCCGCGGAGGAAACCGTCGAACTGGCCCCCGGCGGCGACCATGTCATGCTGTTTCAGCTCGAAACACCACTGCAACAAGGCCAAAGCTTTCCCTTGAACCTTACCTTTGAAAAGGCGGGGACCATTCAAGTTGAAGTGAAGGTGATGCCGATAGGCGCTGCGGGCCCGAAAGAGAACTGAACCAGGTCGCGTCAGGGTTCAACGAGAGAACGCTTATTGACGGAAGTCCGCACCACCTGAAGCAGTCTTTCCAGATCCTTGCTTTGCTTGGCCGAGATACCATCCAGCAACTCTTCCAGCCAGCTATTGTATGAGTCGGAAATCCTGTTGAAGCTATCTCGGCCTTTACGCGTCAGCTTGATGAAGTGCGTACGCCTGTCGTTCGGGACTGAAAGGCGGCTGACCAATCCGTCGGCGACCAGGCGGTCCGTAATGCCAGTGATGTTTCCATTTGACACCATCAGGCACCGGCTCAATTCGCCCATGGGCAAGCCATCTTCATACCGACTCAGCACAGCCATCGCTTCGTACCGTGGCAAGGTCATCGCATAGTGTTGCCGCAAGCGGAGCCGAAGTTCCGCTGCGATCAGGCTGTAGCAGGTGGACAAGCTGTCCCAGAGGGCATTTTCCGTGCCTACTGGATCGTGCAACACACCGGTCTGTGTGCTCCTGTGCACAGCCTTTTCGTCGCAAGGCTCGCAATCCATACACCCCTCCCCTGTTTGGATGTTCTTTTTATTATTTCTTTTATGATAATCGTATTATGTCTTGAATTGACATATTTTTTATCGATCAAGGTGATATTTTCTCGCCCATTTAAACGTGAAAGTTGTTTAGGAACGAGATCAGTGTATCTTTGCTCGCCACTTAGCTTTGTTCAGTTGCAGAGAACGAACGAAACGCCTAAGTGAGAATCTTTTTCCAAGCTATTGAAAATACTAGAATGGTGAGCCCGACAGGGTTCGAACCTGTGACCTACTGATTAAAAGTCAAAAAAGCTGCTGATTTCAGGACGTTACTAAACGTTACGCCACGTTGAAAAGCGTTGCGAAACCTGGCCTTTCCGGCCAATTCTGCCCTCTCGAAACGTTGCGTTTCGTTCATCACTGTTTGCCTCTGTTGCGACCGATGTGCGACCGCGCTGCGACCGGAGGGGCCACATGCCACGACTGACAAAGACCCTCATCGAGGGCACCAAACCAGGCGACCGCTTGATCGAGCTGCGCGACGAGACCCTGCGCGGCTTCCACGTCCGCGTCTGGCCCGGCGGCGCCAAGACCTACCACCTGTACTATAGGAACAATGCCAACAAGGAACGGCGCGTGAAGATCGCGCGCTGTGACGAGATGGTGCCGGATCGCGCCCGCGAGATCGCCAGGGACATGCTGGAAAAGGTGCGCCGGGGCGAAGATCCTGCAGCCGCGCGTCAGACCACGCGCAGCGCACCGGCGGGCGAGACCTTCCCCCAGGCCGTCGAGGACTATATCACGCGCGAGCAGAAGGGCCGCAAGGGCAATGCGACCGCCGACGAGGTGAGGCGCACCCTGCTGGCCGAAGGCAAGCCCTGGAAGAAACGCACCCTGCAGGAGATCACGGCGGCCGATATCAGGAAGCGACTGGAACAGATACGCGACGGCGACCCCGAGAAGAAGCTGAAGCCCCGCCCCTATCTCGCCAACCGGACCTTTTCTTACCTGCAGACCTTCTTCTCATGGTGTGCGGAGCCCGGCATCGAGAAGGTGCCCGCCTCTCCCATGCTGGGCCTGCGCCGGCCCTGGGACGGCGAGGAATCGCGCGACCGGGTGTTCACCGACGACGAGATCCGCGCGCTGTGGCGCACCGCCAACGAAATGGCGGCCGATCCCAGGATGCCCACAGGCCGAGCAGCGGGCGCCTTCCTCAAGCTGCTGCTGTTGACCGGGAAACGTCGCGGCAAGGTGTCTGCCATGCGCCGCGACGAGGTGGACGAAACCTGGCTCTGGACGCCGCCCCGGGACGCACGCCGCAAGAAGGGCAACAAGCGTGCCCATGCCATCCCCCTGCCCGGCCTGGCGCAGCGCATCCTCGCCGGCCTGCCGGCGCGTGAGGACAACCCCTATTACTTCCCAGGGCGCCACAAGGCCAGCCACCTGGACGCCGGCTCGCCCCTGATCGACGAGATACGGGCGCGTTCCGGCATCCAGGACTTCATCTTTCACGCCTGCCGGCACACCGTCGAAACCCGCATGGCGGGCCTCAAGGTGTCATCCGACGTGCGCGATTTGCTGCTGGACCATGCCCCCAAGCGCGGATCGGGCAAGGACTATGACCACCACCTCTATTACGAGGAAATGGCCGAAGCCCTGGAGGCCTGGGCGGATGCTGTGGCGCGGATTGTGACGGAAACGGAAGGAGTCGGCGTGCTGCGCTGATTATTCGCGGCTGGGGCTGCGACCCGTGAGAAGAAAATCGGTGCTGCGGTCTGTCAGCTTGGCTGCGAAGACTACAAGATCGAGGCCGGGGTCTCGTGTGCCGTCTTCCACCTGCCTGTATATCTCGGGATCGACCCCAAGATCCTCGGCAAAATCCCCATCCTCATAATACCCCGTGGCGATCCGTGACGCACGAAGCCGCCGCGCAAACATCAACCTCTCGAACATATTCCACCCCCATGGATCGTTGTTGGTCTCCCGAGAAATGCCAGTGTATATTTGTAATATACAACCAGCATACGAATAAGATGGACAGTAGCACCCTGTTTAATCGAGATTAAAGTTTAATTATTACAGTTAGTTGCGACTATTACTTGCACGGATACGAGAACGCAGTTCGCCAAAATCCTCGATGAAAACGCGCAAAACGGAACAGCCAGCATAGGGTCCGCTCACCGGACAGGGCGGCGGCAGGGCCTCCAGCTCATCCGCGGCCTTTTGCTGCATGTCGCCGGGATAGGTCTTGAGTTCCGGCTTGGCGATGCCGGTGCTAGTAGCCTTCGTCCCGCAAGCTGCTGTAAGCCCCGCCATCGCGGCGATAGCGAGCAGCCGCATCCCTTTGACTGTTCCTGCTGGCATTTTCTCTCTCCTGCTGCCGGGCCTTTTCCTCCTGGATGCCGTCTTTCCGCCCGGCCCGGCGCACGCCGAAATAGGCGCCCAGGGCGCCCAGGGCGGCGATGATGTAGGGCAGAAATTGTGCGATAAGGGCGCTCATGGGTGTCCGCTCCAGTTCGTGATCGCCAGAAACGCAACGAGGATACTAACGATGAAGGGCGCGAACGCGGCCAGCCACCACTGCCACCCGGCCCACAGTACAAGGCAGACCAGAAGAGCAAGGGCCGTTGCGGCGCAGCCTACACTCAGGGACCAGAGCGCGATTGTGTATTTCCGGCGCTGAGACGGCGTGTGCATAGCAGCCTCAAAGAACTCGGTTGGCAATATAGCTGCCAACGAACGGAACAGCGGCCGCCATGACAGGGGCGCCGATCCATAGCCACACCGGAATGCCGACAAGCCAGGCATCAACGGCCCAGCATATCGCAAGCGCGATGAGGGCCAGAACCACAGCCGCAATGGCGTAGAGGATCATGAAGGCTTGTGCGATCCCGTCGGTCGGAGAAGGCATATCGTCACCTGTTCCTGAGATACAGCCACAGCGCCACGGAACCTGCCGCAACGCCCAGGAGCGCCAGCGGCGCGTACTGCGCCAGGGTGTTGAGCAGAGGGAAGGCCGGCGCAACGGCGTCCACGGACTTGCCGATGGCCTCGATGCCACCGGCGGCCGTGCCACTGGCGGCGGCCGTCTTGATCGCCTTGTCCGCGTCCTTGCGGTCCAGGCTGCGCTGGGGCACGTCGATGCCGGCGAGCATGAGCCCCTTGTCGATGATGCGGTCCCGATACCAGTCAGCGCCCTTCGGCGGCGGGCCGTTCTCGTGGGCGATGATCGACTTCACCAGGGGGCGCATGACGGCGTAGTGCTTCACGTCGGGGATCTTCTCGCCCTCGTCCAGCCCCATGCGCTCACGGACGTGCGAGGCATAGGCGTCCACGTTGTTCTCGCTTGCCGGCGCCCAGCGCTCGATGATCTCGCGCACCGTGTCGATATCGCTGCCATCGTTGGCCTTGCGGCGGTCCTGGTAGGTGATGAGGATGCGGGCGATTGCGCGGATGCCGTACTCGGGCGCCATGAAGACGCAGAACTCACTGTCCTCCGGCGCTATGTCCATCAGGTCGTATTTTTCCTCCAGGTGGCGCTTGACCGCCGGAACAAGGCCATAGGATCGCCTGAAATCGGCGGGGGCCTCCAGAAGCCCCTCCCAGGGGTCGCCTATCCTGATGTTTCCGGGATTGTTGCAGCGGATGCCGCGCGGAATGTATTTCATCTGGTCCCCCGAAAGCTGGTTGCAGGAGGGCTGGTTATTTACGGCGAATACCAGCCCCTGCTTTTGTGGGTGACTCTCCGGTGACAGTTTGCGCACCGAACCTCACATTTTGAAATTTCTTCAAATATTCGCCTTATGGAGTATCCTGAACTTACAGCCTTCCCAATATTGAAAGATTTATCGCAGTCAGGCCTGTGATCGAACTCAAGAATAATTGGGTCATTTTCCCCACAATCCACACACGGATTATCGAGCAAGTAATCCCATATTTCCTTCCTGGCGCGAGCGTAGTGCTCTTTCTTCTTCCGGGCGGCAGTTTCGATATATTTTTTCTTGTTTTCTCGATAGTGCTTTTTTGCGTAAGCGCGTCTCTTTTCAGCACAAGAATACGGCACATCAAACTCCCATATGAACCTCCCGAGCTACCGTTTGCTCCACCCTGCGCCTGTAGCTGACCAAAAGAGTAACTTCCAGTTACGCAATGGGCAAGAAGATTTACAGAATTTTGCGTAACTATCTCATTATCAACAACATGTGTACACTTGTTGATGTGTTGATATGTTACGCTACCCCATAGAAAGGGCCTTAGGCAGAAACAGAAAGTGCGGCCAGAATCGCTCCCGGCCGCACTCTTCTTCGGCGTTACTGTCTAGCCTGACGTGCCGTGCCCAAGCATGCCAAATCAAGCCGTGCCATGCCTGCCTAGACAAGTCTCGCCGTGCCCCGCCTAGCCCGGCCGTACCTAGCCTGCCATGTGCCCGCCCTGAGGACGGCCCGAGGTTGGATCCGGAACTCTCGGCGTAACCGCTGCGGGTCAGTCGTTCTCGGCCGCCCGCTCCTTCATCATATCACGGACACGGCGGAACTTGGCCGAGGCCTGCTCCATATACCGCTCCGCTTCCGCCAGGTATGCGTCAAGCAAATCCGGATCGCTCCGAATGGTGTTCAGCGTGGCCCAGCGCCCCTCCCCGTTGGGCCGCACGTACTCGACGGCACGGATGGAGACGCTGCGATTGCCCGAGACAACGACCTCCTGCACGGCCCCGATGATGCGTCTGCACCGCTCCAGCCGCCCCCGTTGAGCCCAGGCCTGATCCCCCTCGCTCCAGAGGTCGTGATGAAGGGGGTGCGCAGTATCCTTGCTCGCCTCCAGAAGGGCATCCGGGGAGGGTTCGGGAAGCGCCTCAAGGGCCTCCTTCACCTCATCCGCGGAAACACCCTTGGGCGCGTGGAAGCCTTCGGCCCATTGGAAATTCATAGCCCCGCCTCCTTCCTCCATTCCTCGAATTCCGCCCGGGACACCACCTCGAAGGTTCCGGCATCCCCGTCCCGTTCCGGCCTGTAGTCCCCAACGCCGACCCCATGGCCGGCCGCCTGAAACATCGTCGCCGCCTGGCTGATCGAGATGACCCTGGGGTTCAGAACAAGCTGCAGAACGACGCCCCAGGCCGGGTATTCCGGGCGGTAACGCATTTCCGCCGAGCGAGAGGGGCCGGCCAAGCGAACGACGTCCTCTCGAATGGTCGGCTCCGGGGCGAAAAGCGGCACCAATGCCGTTCGCACCAAAGAGCCGTCCAGGGTTCCCGGCGCATTCATGGGCAGGCCGATCACACGGAAGGCCTGGCGGGCCGCAATCTTGGTCACATCGCCCAATGAGGTGCAGGCCGTCACCGCGGCGGATTTGAACCCAACCGCCGGGAAGCCGTCCCGCCCATCGGGCAGCCTGTAACGGCAGGCCTCGACCTCCGCATAAGGGTCACGCGCCTCTCGCCCGCCGCGCGACAGCTTCATCTGTTTGTCCAGCATCTGGCGCCGTGCCTTTTCCGGGAAGGCATGAACGATGAGCGGGGCCGTGCCCACCAGATACAGATGATGCTGCTCCATCGTCACATCCGGCAGCTCGATCCGTGCTGTCTTCTGGGGCATTACGCATCTCCCCGGGCCAACGCACTGTCGATCAGGTCCCATGTGTCCGAGACACCATCGCGCAGCGGGCCCATGATGCGGTCGGAGCCGTAACCCTCAGCCCTCAGGCGCTGCTCCATTGCATCGACGGCATCAATCAGGCGAATCATGTCCGCGCCGACGCGGCTGGTTCTTCCGGCCGTCTCCAGTGCACCCCTGCACCGTGACTGCTCAAAAGGATCTGTGGTAGTTTCGATATCAGCTCTTGGCATGAGGCCGCTCCTTTTGCCTTGGGTTAGGGCTGGGCTCGGCGCACCACCGCCTTGCCCGGCCTGCAATTTTATGACATTATAAAGCCATGATGTCAATTAATAACACTGAAAAATCAAAAAGGGGGCGGCCCAGGGCAGATACATCCCCGGTAACGGTTCGCCTGGAGCGCGAGGCGATAGAGGCGATTGACGCCCATCGTCGGGAACAGAGTGACATCCCGACGCGCCCAGAGGTCGTTCGCCGGGCGCTTTACGAATGGCTGGACGCCAACGGCTACCTGGGCAGTGCGCCAAAGGGGGAATCGGGATGAATCCTGCCGAGCCGGAAAATTTACCGCCACCACGGAGCGAAGGGGCATTCCGCAGAGAAGGGCGTGCCGACAGAGAGGGCAATACGGGCAGCCGCAGGACGGCAATTGTTCTTGCTGCGGTTCTGGTCGCGGGCAGTCTCGGCCTTGGCACCCTGAGTGCCTTTCCCTATGACGGGGGCGGGCCGTACGGAAACGCCAGAATGATTGGGGCCGCGCTTGGCGGGGCGTTCGTTCCTGCACTTGTGCCATTGACCTGGTGGGGGTTCCGTCGCTTCAGGGCGGACAGGAGTGCTGGCCCACTGATCCTCTGGGCCGTTCTTCTGCTGGTCATAGCTGGGCTGGTTGCGAGCGGCAAGGAGTATGAATCCCAAAACCTGTCCAGGCACGAAGAGCGCCCGCCACTGGACA
Encoded here:
- a CDS encoding ribbon-helix-helix domain-containing protein yields the protein MMSINNTEKSKRGRPRADTSPVTVRLEREAIEAIDAHRREQSDIPTRPEVVRRALYEWLDANGYLGSAPKGESG
- a CDS encoding tyrosine-type recombinase/integrase; protein product: MPRLTKTLIEGTKPGDRLIELRDETLRGFHVRVWPGGAKTYHLYYRNNANKERRVKIARCDEMVPDRAREIARDMLEKVRRGEDPAAARQTTRSAPAGETFPQAVEDYITREQKGRKGNATADEVRRTLLAEGKPWKKRTLQEITAADIRKRLEQIRDGDPEKKLKPRPYLANRTFSYLQTFFSWCAEPGIEKVPASPMLGLRRPWDGEESRDRVFTDDEIRALWRTANEMAADPRMPTGRAAGAFLKLLLLTGKRRGKVSAMRRDEVDETWLWTPPRDARRKKGNKRAHAIPLPGLAQRILAGLPAREDNPYYFPGRHKASHLDAGSPLIDEIRARSGIQDFIFHACRHTVETRMAGLKVSSDVRDLLLDHAPKRGSGKDYDHHLYYEEMAEALEAWADAVARIVTETEGVGVLR
- a CDS encoding helix-turn-helix transcriptional regulator, whose translation is MFERLMFARRLRASRIATGYYEDGDFAEDLGVDPEIYRQVEDGTRDPGLDLVVFAAKLTDRSTDFLLTGRSPSRE
- a CDS encoding MarR family winged helix-turn-helix transcriptional regulator gives rise to the protein MLHDPVGTENALWDSLSTCYSLIAAELRLRLRQHYAMTLPRYEAMAVLSRYEDGLPMGELSRCLMVSNGNITGITDRLVADGLVSRLSVPNDRRTHFIKLTRKGRDSFNRISDSYNSWLEELLDGISAKQSKDLERLLQVVRTSVNKRSLVEP
- a CDS encoding copper chaperone PCu(A)C, whose protein sequence is MLKAFITANLTVFLFLTSLTASAESLTASDLEVLNPWARASAGRTETAAAFLTIRNSSDQADRLVAAQTDIAQTSELHTHLHEEGVMRMRQVDSIDLPAEETVELAPGGDHVMLFQLETPLQQGQSFPLNLTFEKAGTIQVEVKVMPIGAAGPKEN